The genomic DNA GGCGGAGAGGCTGCGGTCGTCCTCCAGCACCGTCAGGAGGTGGGCAGGGACCCGCAGGATCGTACGCATCCCGCCGAACGGTGAGGGCTCGATATGACAACCGAGGCCGTACTGGACGACCAGCCGGCCGACGACGGCGAAGCCGGTCTGCGGCGGATCGCCCAGCTCGGTCAGGAGCACTTCGGACGGGCCCGCCAACAGGGCGCGGGCCCGTTCGAGCGCGTCGTCGTCCATGCCGATGCCCGCGTCGTCGACCACCAGGAAGGCACCACGGCCGCCGCTCTGCTGGACCGTCACCTGTACGTCGGTGTCGGGGTGCGAGTAGGCGGTGGCGTTGGCCAGCAGTTCAGCGAGGGCGATCGCGAGAGGTTCGGCGGCCCGGGCGACGACGGCGAGCCACTCGTCGCGCAGATGGTTGGCCACCTTGATGCGTTCGTATCCCGCGACGCGGGACTGGGCGCCGAGCACGATCTCGACGAGTGGCGAGCTCTGCCGGGCCAGGCCCGGCCAGGCGTCGCAGAGCACCGCGGTGGCCTGGGTGCGGCGCAACGCCAGTTCGTTACGGAAGTCCAGCTGCAGGATCCGCGGGTCGTCGTACTCGTGCTGGAGTTCGTGCAGCAGTTGCTGTGACTGGTTGAGCAGGGACTGGATCTTGGCGGAGGTGCCGCGCATCGCCGCGCGGGCGGCCGCGTCGACGCGCTGCCGCTCCTCGATGACCGCGGCTCGGGCTGCCTGGACCGCCTCGGTCAGCAGCCGTGCGGAGCCGCCGTCGACCTCGGCCGCCTCGCGCAGGCCGGGCACCGGCGCGCTGGGGTGGGAGAGGGCGAGCGCGGCGGCGGGTATTCGCTTCTGGGCCAGCTGCCGGATCTCGTCGGTGAGGGCGGCGGTACGGGCATCGGCCGCCTTCGCCTGGCGTTCGGCCAGCTCGACGCGGCCCCACGCCACATTGGCGTCACGGGCCGCGTTCTGGGAACGGACCACGGCCGTCACGGCAGCGACGACGGCGATCAGCGCCACGATCCATGCCATGCCGTCACCGCATTTCTGTTGTCGGGTCCGACTCCCTGCCGGGGCGGCGGGAGATCCGGCTGTCACCCCGCACGGCCTGCCGCCGCACGGACTACTCCCCTTCTCGATCGAGGAGTTCTTGAGCGGCGACTTCTTGAGCCACGACGGCGACATCGGTCATCACCTGCAGCACACCGGGCAGTTCCGACCCGTCCAGATGCCGGTACTCGCTGCCGATCGTCACCACGAGCCGTTCGGCCAGGCCCAGTTCGGGGTGGCGTCGCTCGCCGATCACCCGGCGGGCCGCTTCCAGGGCAGGCACCCCCACCGCATGGAGGGCGTGGGCGCGATCCCGTACGTGCTCGAGGTAGCCGATGTGTGCCCGCACCCCGGCCGGGTCGAGGACCGGACCGTGGCCGGGGACGATGGTCTCGGCACCGGTGGCCAGCACCTGTTCGCAGGCCGCGATCACATGGGAGAGGGGGCCCGCCCAGTGCACCGGGTGGTCGCCGGGCTGCTGCGGCGTGGAGGCGAAGATGACGTCGCCGCTGAACACGGTGCGCTGCGCCGGCAGGTGCACGATCAGGTCGCCCGTGGTGTGGGCGGCGGGCAGGGCCGACACCTGGACCGGGTACTCCCCCAGGGTCAGTTCGAGCTCCCCGGTGAAGTACGTGGTCGGCTGCACCGGTTCGGTCTGCGACCAGTCGAAGGTGCCGAAGTGGCGCTTGAGGTATTCGCCGAGCGCGGTGGCCGGATCGCCGCCCTGGACCAGCGCGTGCTGCTGTTTCGGGGTGGGCTCGTAGTGGATGTGTTCCCGGGCCTCGCGGGTCGCGATGATCTCGGCGTCCGGGAGCACGCCCGCGCCCCAGAAGTGGTCCCCGTTGGCGTGCGTGACGATCACCCGGTCGATGGAGGCACCGTCGGGCAGCCGCTTCGTGGACTCGGCCAGGAACTGGCCGGCGAGTACCGGGTCGTACGGGGTGTCGATCCAGATCGCGCCACGCGGCGAGGTGAGCAGGCCGCAGTTGGCGAGACCCCAGCCGCGTTTCGGCGGGAGCCACGCGTACAGGTCCCGCCCCAGCTCGACGAAGTCTCCACCCGTGATCGACATGGACGCGATTATGCCGACCCCGATCCGGCCACGCGTTCGAGCCTGGCCGCCGCGCGTCCTGGTTGGCGCAAAATCGACGGTCGCGCCCTGCGGTGGCAGTCCGGCGGTGACGGTACGAGACCGGCCGCCGGTGCCTCCGTGCGACACCTTCCGGACGATCCGCTTCAATTCACCCGACAATGCCACCCATCGCGGCGACGGCTGATCGGGCGGTCGCCGCACCGGAATGCGCCGATTACCCACCGAGCATGACTGAAAACAGATGCGTAGAAACCTCCGGTGACGGTGCCCGACGGCACGGCCCCCGGAGGTCTCCTCGGCGTCGTGGCCGAGTGCGGCTAGTACGTGGCGGGCACCGTCCACTGCTGGTTGGCGCCGCCGTGGCAGTCCCAGAGATCGAGTGCGGTCCCACTGGTGCTGTCGCTGCCCGGGACGTCCAGACAGCGACCGGAGGCCTTGTTGACGAGCGCGTGCGTGGACGTGTTGTACGTCCACTGCTTGGCCGTGTCCGTGACGGCGCCCCCGGCGCCCGTACCGGCGCAGTCGCGGACCAGGACGGCCGCTCCGTTACCCGTGCCGGCCGCGGTCAGGCAGTAGTCGGAGGGCAGCCGCAGGGTGCCGTCGGCAGCCTTCACCCATGCCTGGTTTTCGTTGCCCGAGCACCCGTAGAGATCGGCCACCGTTCCGTCCGAGACGCCGCCGGACGCGTCCACGCACTTTCCGGCCAGACCCGTCACCGGTCCGCGCACCGAGTTGCCGACGGCGAGGTTCTGCACCGTGCCGCCGCTGACCGTGTCGGTCCGGGTCATGGACGCGCAGGCGTTTCCGCTGTTCGAGGTGGACGAGACGGCGGCGGTGACCGTACCGCCGTTGCCCTTGGGCAGCCCGAAACGGGCGTCGCTGAACGGCTGGTCGTAGCAGGTGGCACGCGGGTCGTTCCACTCGAAGTACTCCGTCCAGTCGACCATGCCGGACGGCGAGATGGCGGTGGCGGGCGTCTTGATGCTGCCCAGCTTGTACGACGTTCCCGCCGTGGTGTCCGCGACGGTGGCACCGAACCAGCCACCGCCTTCGGCTGCCACCTTGAAGGTGTACGTGTGGCCGGCGGTCCAGTCGAGGTTCATCCGGCAGCTCATGCCCTCGCCCTCGCCGCCGAAGCTCTGGCACCAGGAGCCGGCGGAGCCGGCCGTGGCTTCCGAGACGTCCCAGACGGAGAAGAGGAGCACCCTGCTCGACCCGCCGTTGGACTGCATCCCGAGGTAGGCGCCGTTGCCCTGGTTGAAGCCGAACTGATGGCTCCAGAAGACGTTGGCGGTGTATCCGGGGTCGTGCAGGACGGTCGTGGACCAGGTGACCTCGGTCAGGACCGGCGCACCGGAGAAGGAGTAGTTGGTGTACGTGCCGGGAGTCGTGCCGAGGTCCGCGGCGTGGGTGGGGCCGGCCACGCCGAACAGGGCCAGGGCGGCCGCGGCGGTCGTGGCGAGGGTGGTGCCGAACAAGTGGCGCAGAGTCATGCGTTGCACCTGCTTCTGATGGGGGGAATGGGGATCGTGCTCTCTTGCCTGCACCTCCGGGATGAGGAGGTGCACGATGTGCGAGTGAGATCCGCCGGACAGGGCCGAAGCCCTGTCCGACACTTCCCGGTCAGAATCCGGCCAGAAGTTTCCTAGCGAACCTGACCGCGTTCGAAGTACGCGATCAGCTCGGGGTCGAGAGCCGGCACGTCGTACGGTGCACCGCCCTCACGCAGCGAGCGGGTCGCGAGCACACCGGCGGCGACGCTCATCCGGGCGGCGACCGGAGAGGTGTCGGTGATGCCGCCGTCGCGGACGAACCGGCAGAACTCCTCCATGATCCGGCTGTCCCCGCCGCCGTGCGAGCCGTTGGCCTCCGGCACCCGGTAGGTGATGTCCGCCTCGGCGCGGTATCCGCTGGGGCCGGTGTTCCAGACCTTGACCTCGTCACCCGGGCTGTCGCCGAAGTTCTCCAGCCGCCCCTCGGTGCCGATGACGGTGTAGTTGCGCCAGTAGTCCGGCGTGAAGTGGCACTGCTGGTACGCGGCCACGACGCCGTTGTCGAGCTGCATGTTCATCACCGAGACGTCCTCGACGTCCACGATGTGATGCAGGTCCTTGCGGGACGTCGGCGGCCAGTCGAACTCCCGCAGCCAGTTGTCCGGCCGCGGGGTGTCCGCCTCGCGGCGCGGCAGGTCGCCGTAGACGAGGAGGTCGCCGAGGGCGTTGACCCGACGGGTGTAGCCGCCGGCCAGCCAGTGCAGGACGTCGATGTCGTGCGCGGCCTTCTGGAGCAGCAGTCCGGTGGTGCGGGTCCGGTCGGCGTGCCAGTCCTTGAAGTAGTAGTCGCCGCCGTACCCGACGAAGTGCCGCACCCAGACGGCCTTCGGCTCGCCGATGTCACCGCGCGCGATGATGTCGCGCATCAGCCGCACGACGCCCATGTGGCGCATGTTGTGGCCGACGTACAGCCGGGTCCCCGTCTCGTACGCGGCGCGCAGGACGTTGTCGCAGCTCTCGACGGTGATCCCGAGCGGCTTCTCGACGAAGACCGCCTTGCCGGCCCGCAGGGCATCGATGGCGATGACCTCGTGGGTGTCGTCCGGGGTGGCGATGACGACCGCGTCGAGATCGTCCCGGTCGAGGAGCAGCTTGTAGTCCTCGACCGCGACATCGGTG from Streptomyces sp. NBC_01707 includes the following:
- a CDS encoding ATP-binding protein, translating into MAWIVALIAVVAAVTAVVRSQNAARDANVAWGRVELAERQAKAADARTAALTDEIRQLAQKRIPAAALALSHPSAPVPGLREAAEVDGGSARLLTEAVQAARAAVIEERQRVDAAARAAMRGTSAKIQSLLNQSQQLLHELQHEYDDPRILQLDFRNELALRRTQATAVLCDAWPGLARQSSPLVEIVLGAQSRVAGYERIKVANHLRDEWLAVVARAAEPLAIALAELLANATAYSHPDTDVQVTVQQSGGRGAFLVVDDAGIGMDDDALERARALLAGPSEVLLTELGDPPQTGFAVVGRLVVQYGLGCHIEPSPFGGMRTILRVPAHLLTVLEDDRSLSALVPKPVHAHTAGTAAAEPEAAAEPEPAAEQRNGLPSRRRRVPRPAPARSAPAPAVTPAAPPPPRTPEQAESSWAALQQGTLSGRSAPAAPPEAEHHDNEDGQDDRNDQGDDET
- a CDS encoding Gfo/Idh/MocA family protein → MSDLRLGVIGLGLRRSIAISAHHPGKGSAITAVCDLDPEVRQREAERFGTDVAVEDYKLLLDRDDLDAVVIATPDDTHEVIAIDALRAGKAVFVEKPLGITVESCDNVLRAAYETGTRLYVGHNMRHMGVVRLMRDIIARGDIGEPKAVWVRHFVGYGGDYYFKDWHADRTRTTGLLLQKAAHDIDVLHWLAGGYTRRVNALGDLLVYGDLPRREADTPRPDNWLREFDWPPTSRKDLHHIVDVEDVSVMNMQLDNGVVAAYQQCHFTPDYWRNYTVIGTEGRLENFGDSPGDEVKVWNTGPSGYRAEADITYRVPEANGSHGGGDSRIMEEFCRFVRDGGITDTSPVAARMSVAAGVLATRSLREGGAPYDVPALDPELIAYFERGQVR
- a CDS encoding ricin-type beta-trefoil lectin domain protein; this translates as MTLRHLFGTTLATTAAAALALFGVAGPTHAADLGTTPGTYTNYSFSGAPVLTEVTWSTTVLHDPGYTANVFWSHQFGFNQGNGAYLGMQSNGGSSRVLLFSVWDVSEATAGSAGSWCQSFGGEGEGMSCRMNLDWTAGHTYTFKVAAEGGGWFGATVADTTAGTSYKLGSIKTPATAISPSGMVDWTEYFEWNDPRATCYDQPFSDARFGLPKGNGGTVTAAVSSTSNSGNACASMTRTDTVSGGTVQNLAVGNSVRGPVTGLAGKCVDASGGVSDGTVADLYGCSGNENQAWVKAADGTLRLPSDYCLTAAGTGNGAAVLVRDCAGTGAGGAVTDTAKQWTYNTSTHALVNKASGRCLDVPGSDSTSGTALDLWDCHGGANQQWTVPATY
- a CDS encoding MBL fold metallo-hydrolase, with product MSITGGDFVELGRDLYAWLPPKRGWGLANCGLLTSPRGAIWIDTPYDPVLAGQFLAESTKRLPDGASIDRVIVTHANGDHFWGAGVLPDAEIIATREAREHIHYEPTPKQQHALVQGGDPATALGEYLKRHFGTFDWSQTEPVQPTTYFTGELELTLGEYPVQVSALPAAHTTGDLIVHLPAQRTVFSGDVIFASTPQQPGDHPVHWAGPLSHVIAACEQVLATGAETIVPGHGPVLDPAGVRAHIGYLEHVRDRAHALHAVGVPALEAARRVIGERRHPELGLAERLVVTIGSEYRHLDGSELPGVLQVMTDVAVVAQEVAAQELLDREGE